The proteins below are encoded in one region of Shewanella algae:
- a CDS encoding nucleoside deaminase, which translates to MKATLTSMPLTEAELIERLVIKAKDNLLSGARPFAALLLKDGEIIAQGVNRVAADCDPSAHAEMQAIRAAAKSLETTQLDGAVLYASGHPCPMCLAAALMAGIREIRYVFDNHDAEFWGFSSEASYGLLGLESQKLAQSPGFTIRRCHSAFEPAWLYGALAHDAQANPAGDSEEQ; encoded by the coding sequence ATGAAAGCAACACTCACAAGCATGCCGCTGACAGAAGCCGAGCTAATAGAACGCTTGGTGATCAAGGCCAAAGATAATCTGCTGTCCGGCGCCAGACCCTTTGCCGCCCTGTTGCTGAAAGACGGGGAGATTATTGCACAAGGTGTCAACAGGGTCGCAGCCGACTGCGACCCTTCGGCTCACGCCGAAATGCAGGCCATACGTGCGGCGGCCAAGTCATTAGAGACGACACAACTCGATGGTGCCGTGCTCTACGCCAGTGGTCACCCTTGCCCCATGTGTTTGGCTGCCGCCTTGATGGCAGGCATACGTGAGATACGCTATGTATTCGATAATCACGATGCCGAATTCTGGGGATTCTCCAGTGAAGCCAGCTATGGTTTGCTGGGTTTGGAGAGCCAAAAGCTTGCACAGAGCCCGGGGTTTACCATTCGTCGTTGTCACAGCGCCTTTGAACCTGCCTGGCTCTATGGCGCTTTGGCACATGATGCTCAGGCAAATCCAGCTGGGGATAGCGAAGAGCAATGA
- a CDS encoding LysR family transcriptional regulator: MKTPHSPANLALLDPVLLRAFVAVADSGSFTRAAAATHLTQSTVSQQLRRLEQQLGYPLLDRSGRYAQTTPEGERLLTYARQILALMREAGGRTQEAFTPLRLGVPEDFAGEVLTLVLAKLQRQEPTLQLELTSGLSQGLYEAFRDGKLDIVLVKQRLGASRGVACWPEPVCWFDSRSHSLAEKRPLPLVAFPNGGLYRSEMIQLLDETGIEWQMVQVSNSLSQVKAAVAAGIGVSLLPKRLLTDAHIQQETLPPPLPMELVLHAAPSLNHMGKRLIQDLVARCNDLMVT, translated from the coding sequence ATGAAAACACCTCATTCTCCCGCCAACCTGGCACTGCTCGATCCTGTATTACTGCGGGCCTTTGTCGCCGTCGCCGACAGTGGCAGTTTCACCCGCGCCGCGGCCGCCACTCACCTGACCCAGTCAACAGTTAGCCAGCAGCTTCGCCGTCTGGAGCAACAATTGGGTTATCCTTTACTGGATCGCAGTGGCCGTTATGCCCAAACCACACCTGAAGGTGAGCGACTGCTTACTTATGCCAGACAGATACTGGCGCTGATGCGGGAAGCCGGAGGTCGAACACAAGAGGCGTTTACCCCACTTCGATTGGGAGTGCCGGAAGATTTTGCCGGTGAGGTACTGACCCTGGTGTTGGCCAAGCTGCAACGCCAGGAGCCGACATTACAACTGGAACTGACATCTGGGCTGAGCCAAGGCCTTTATGAAGCATTTCGTGATGGCAAACTGGATATAGTGCTGGTGAAACAACGCCTCGGCGCCAGTCGCGGCGTCGCCTGCTGGCCAGAACCTGTTTGCTGGTTCGACAGTCGCAGCCACTCGCTGGCAGAAAAGCGCCCGCTACCTTTGGTGGCCTTTCCCAATGGTGGTTTATATCGAAGTGAGATGATCCAGCTGCTTGATGAAACCGGGATAGAGTGGCAAATGGTGCAAGTCAGTAATTCACTGTCACAGGTGAAAGCCGCTGTAGCCGCAGGCATAGGAGTGAGCCTGTTGCCCAAACGCCTGCTCACAGACGCCCATATTCAGCAAGAGACTCTGCCACCGCCATTACCGATGGAACTGGTACTGCATGCTGCGCCCAGCCTGAACCATATGGGCAAGCGGCTAATTCAGGACTTGGTCGCCCGTTGTAATGACTTGATGGTTACTTAA
- a CDS encoding M14 family metallopeptidase: MSRSPFASFQWHSDIFACDSTDIEHFYAQLQQEVDRLQLGRKKLGEIGDYPLELYQSPSATAELPSVLISAGFHGEEAAGPWGMLHFLSELQQDIFERINLSLLPLVNPTGFAKGHRFNKFGENPNRGFLQPKEGEASSPSVEGKLLLEYGQLLQGASREGILTCHEDVLQQHTYIYSFEPRQSPGQFSLQLRDTLGRFFDIAADGDIDGCPVQDGVIFNHFDTSFEAWLVRTGAKVGVCSETPATQNLDQRILANSAVMHAFVQQQLAPIKG, encoded by the coding sequence ATGAGCCGTTCCCCCTTCGCATCTTTTCAATGGCATTCAGACATTTTTGCCTGCGACAGTACGGATATCGAACATTTCTATGCCCAATTGCAACAGGAAGTTGACCGTCTGCAGTTGGGGCGCAAGAAGCTGGGCGAAATAGGTGATTATCCACTGGAGCTGTATCAGTCGCCCTCAGCGACGGCGGAGCTGCCCTCTGTGTTGATCAGTGCCGGATTCCACGGTGAAGAGGCTGCAGGCCCTTGGGGTATGCTGCATTTCCTCAGTGAACTGCAACAGGATATTTTCGAGCGAATTAATCTAAGCTTGTTACCTTTGGTCAACCCCACTGGCTTTGCCAAGGGGCACAGATTCAATAAGTTCGGTGAAAACCCCAACCGGGGGTTTTTACAGCCCAAAGAGGGCGAAGCCAGTTCACCTTCGGTTGAAGGCAAGCTGCTGCTGGAATATGGCCAACTGCTGCAGGGCGCCAGCCGCGAAGGCATATTGACCTGTCATGAGGATGTGTTGCAGCAGCACACCTATATCTATTCTTTTGAGCCCAGACAATCACCCGGCCAGTTCAGTTTGCAGCTGCGTGATACTCTGGGGCGTTTCTTTGATATTGCCGCCGATGGCGATATCGATGGCTGTCCGGTGCAAGACGGGGTCATCTTCAACCACTTTGATACTTCGTTCGAGGCCTGGCTGGTTCGCACCGGTGCCAAGGTGGGTGTTTGCAGTGAAACGCCGGCAACCCAGAATCTGGATCAGCGAATTCTGGCCAACAGCGCCGTGATGCACGCCTTTGTGCAGCAGCAGTTGGCTCCCATCAAGGGGTAA
- a CDS encoding GGDEF domain-containing protein, with the protein MPRPPKPLDEPLRLATLQGLGVLDTEAEERFDRISRMAQRLFEVPICLVSLVDAKRQWFKSSLGISLRETPRDQSFCGHAILSPESMLIPDTLKDPRFADNPLVTGAPHIRFYAGYPLTMRNGCRVGTFCIIDVRPRELSQEDKLCLEDLGHMVENELQHMEEVCQDELTGVANRRGFELLGEMALSSCCRESFYGALLYLDLNEFKPINDTYGHSEGDAVLQAFAAMLVSCFRESDVVARLGGDEFAVLLTHLRPLDVRAIKLRFRKALAELNFRLAKPYQIRASLGEALYDPAQPRSLAELMAQADCLMYRRKPGRD; encoded by the coding sequence ATGCCAAGACCCCCAAAGCCCTTGGATGAGCCACTAAGGCTGGCTACCCTGCAAGGACTCGGGGTGTTGGATACCGAAGCAGAGGAGCGCTTTGATCGCATCAGCCGCATGGCGCAGCGACTGTTTGAAGTGCCCATCTGTTTGGTTAGTCTGGTTGATGCCAAACGACAATGGTTCAAGTCCAGCTTAGGTATCTCCCTCAGGGAGACACCCAGAGATCAGTCGTTTTGTGGTCATGCCATCCTGTCGCCTGAATCCATGCTGATCCCGGATACTCTCAAGGACCCTCGTTTTGCCGACAACCCTCTGGTTACCGGCGCTCCCCATATCCGCTTTTATGCCGGTTATCCTTTGACTATGCGCAATGGTTGTCGGGTTGGCACCTTCTGCATCATAGATGTACGCCCAAGAGAACTGTCCCAGGAAGATAAGCTGTGTCTGGAAGATCTCGGCCATATGGTGGAAAACGAACTGCAGCATATGGAAGAGGTCTGTCAGGATGAACTCACCGGCGTGGCCAACCGCCGGGGCTTTGAGTTACTGGGGGAGATGGCACTGTCTTCCTGTTGTCGTGAAAGTTTCTACGGCGCCTTACTGTATCTGGATCTCAACGAATTCAAGCCCATTAATGATACCTATGGTCACAGTGAAGGTGATGCCGTGTTGCAGGCCTTTGCCGCCATGCTGGTGAGCTGTTTCCGCGAGTCGGATGTGGTAGCCAGGCTTGGAGGTGATGAGTTTGCCGTACTGCTGACCCATTTGCGACCATTGGATGTCAGGGCCATCAAGTTGAGGTTCCGTAAAGCCTTGGCCGAACTCAACTTCCGCTTGGCAAAACCCTATCAGATCCGTGCCAGCCTCGGAGAAGCCCTATACGATCCGGCCCAACCCAGGAGCTTGGCCGAGTTGATGGCTCAGGCCGACTGCTTGATGTACCGCAGAAAGCCGGGGCGCGATTAG
- a CDS encoding MFS transporter yields the protein MTLQQPYLTRLKAVALLLLLFGGALALRPFLTSPGPLLAQLSSELGIEVQALGWLTSMPMLLMGVGALTAPWLPKRLSSLPGVALSLGLLTLALVLRARVTMPLLWLSTLLAGLAVAWMQLQLPGLIKQHFAGHLPVLMGGYSALLMGGGALGAGVTPWLITLFSEGASVLALWALPCIPVLLLALWLARRDSQPAVSRVAPLTEGSIVSTSGEDNPAPTKPSLPWRRAKAWSLLLSFGLINGGYASLVAWLPLSYQKLGMSQLASGRLVALMALAQMFSALTLPLLAGRFAGKQAKADRRPWLWLALIAQLVGFMALALWPQGAPVLWSLLLGVGLGGSFSLTLLLVHEEYRGAEQTAGLSAMVQGGGFLLAALPPLILPPLLLDGAAPVMQSSTDFAPLWLLHWLFVLVVTVLCFGFGPSGLPARRVTDEQQRVSKVHAQ from the coding sequence ATGACACTCCAACAGCCGTATTTGACCAGGCTGAAAGCAGTGGCTCTGCTGCTGTTATTGTTTGGTGGTGCACTGGCGTTGAGGCCTTTTCTGACATCGCCCGGGCCTTTGCTGGCACAGCTCAGTAGCGAGCTTGGTATTGAGGTGCAGGCTTTGGGATGGCTGACCTCAATGCCCATGTTGCTGATGGGGGTTGGAGCGCTGACTGCCCCTTGGTTACCTAAAAGGCTCTCCAGCTTGCCCGGTGTGGCTCTTAGCCTCGGCTTGCTGACTTTGGCGCTGGTACTCAGAGCAAGAGTTACCATGCCACTGCTTTGGCTCTCCACCTTGCTGGCCGGGCTTGCCGTAGCTTGGATGCAACTGCAGTTACCAGGGCTTATCAAACAGCATTTCGCCGGACACTTGCCGGTATTAATGGGGGGATACTCGGCGCTGTTGATGGGCGGCGGCGCTCTGGGCGCTGGAGTCACTCCTTGGTTGATAACGCTGTTTTCAGAGGGGGCTTCGGTGTTGGCATTATGGGCGCTGCCTTGCATACCTGTGTTGTTACTCGCACTTTGGTTGGCCAGGCGTGACTCTCAACCGGCTGTTTCCAGAGTTGCACCTCTGACTGAAGGCTCTATTGTGAGTACATCAGGGGAGGATAATCCCGCGCCCACTAAACCAAGCTTGCCATGGCGCCGGGCAAAGGCCTGGTCTTTGTTGCTGAGTTTCGGGCTTATCAATGGAGGCTATGCCAGCCTGGTGGCTTGGTTACCGCTCAGCTATCAGAAACTGGGCATGTCTCAGCTTGCAAGTGGGCGGCTGGTGGCCCTGATGGCGCTGGCACAGATGTTTTCAGCCCTGACGTTACCGCTGCTGGCAGGTCGTTTCGCCGGCAAGCAAGCAAAAGCCGACCGCCGTCCCTGGTTGTGGTTGGCTCTTATCGCGCAATTAGTAGGCTTTATGGCCTTGGCTTTGTGGCCTCAGGGCGCCCCTGTGCTTTGGAGTCTGCTGCTTGGCGTGGGGCTTGGCGGCAGCTTTTCACTTACCTTGCTCCTGGTGCATGAAGAATACCGCGGCGCCGAGCAGACGGCCGGCCTCAGTGCCATGGTGCAGGGCGGCGGCTTCCTGCTGGCGGCGCTGCCTCCCTTGATCTTACCGCCCTTGTTGCTTGACGGCGCAGCGCCTGTGATGCAGAGCAGTACCGATTTTGCTCCACTGTGGTTGTTGCATTGGTTGTTTGTCTTGGTGGTGACCGTGCTTTGTTTTGGTTTTGGTCCATCAGGTTTGCCTGCGCGCCGGGTGACAGATGAGCAGCAACGAGTCTCCAAGGTTCATGCTCAATAA
- the zapE gene encoding cell division protein ZapE, protein MKHTISPSERYAQGPWQQDPAQLPALAALDKRFQSLGQGNKAPGLYLWGDVGRGKTMLMDLFFNAVEGQPKLRLHFHHFMARVHRDLNRISGTREPLDQIAATLAKECRLLCFDEFFVSDIGDAIILGRLLEGLFNRGVMLVSTSNTPIERLYENGLQRERFLPTIDLLQQKMESLHLNGEQDHRLTKGALHAQAALPLLQLGNEPDFSQWFSKNASGPGQLCIMGRPLFFQAMEATQSLAWFRFDQLCEGPRSTLDYMELAETLDTLLLSHVPRLGGERRGWIRARGTEDAAEAVSTGDRKLSYAPEDDAARRFIALIDEFYDRGKQLVLHAQVPLEQLYQGGALSFEFRRTYSRLTEMLGSSELAPGVIQ, encoded by the coding sequence ATGAAGCACACAATTTCACCCTCTGAACGCTATGCCCAAGGCCCTTGGCAGCAAGACCCCGCCCAGTTGCCTGCGCTGGCAGCGCTTGATAAGCGCTTTCAGTCGCTCGGTCAGGGAAACAAAGCCCCCGGGCTCTACCTGTGGGGGGATGTCGGCCGCGGCAAGACCATGTTGATGGATCTCTTTTTCAATGCCGTCGAGGGGCAACCCAAGCTCAGACTGCATTTTCATCACTTTATGGCCAGGGTTCACAGAGATCTGAACCGCATCAGCGGCACCCGTGAGCCTTTGGATCAGATTGCCGCCACACTGGCCAAAGAATGCCGCCTGTTATGCTTCGATGAGTTTTTCGTCTCGGATATCGGCGATGCCATTATTCTTGGACGTTTACTCGAAGGCCTGTTTAACCGTGGCGTTATGCTGGTCAGCACTTCCAATACGCCAATAGAGCGCCTCTATGAAAACGGCCTGCAGCGAGAGCGCTTTTTGCCGACTATCGACTTGTTGCAACAGAAGATGGAATCGCTGCACCTCAATGGCGAGCAGGACCATCGCCTCACCAAAGGCGCGCTCCATGCCCAGGCGGCACTTCCCCTGCTGCAGCTTGGCAATGAACCTGACTTCAGCCAGTGGTTTTCAAAAAACGCCTCGGGTCCAGGGCAACTCTGCATCATGGGCAGACCGCTTTTTTTCCAAGCTATGGAAGCCACACAATCCCTGGCCTGGTTTCGCTTCGATCAGCTCTGCGAAGGGCCGAGATCCACTCTGGATTATATGGAGCTGGCCGAAACACTGGATACTCTGCTGCTGAGCCATGTACCCAGGCTTGGCGGTGAGCGCCGCGGCTGGATCCGCGCCCGTGGCACCGAAGATGCTGCCGAAGCCGTCAGCACAGGCGATAGAAAGCTCAGTTACGCGCCGGAGGATGATGCCGCCCGGCGCTTTATCGCCCTGATAGATGAGTTTTATGACAGGGGTAAACAACTGGTGCTGCATGCCCAAGTACCACTGGAACAGCTGTATCAGGGCGGCGCCCTCAGCTTCGAGTTTCGCCGCACCTACAGTCGCTTAACCGAGATGCTGGGCAGCTCAGAGCTGGCGCCTGGCGTTATCCAATAG
- a CDS encoding amidohydrolase family protein produces MSLKKLSLLCLLATSFTPPLQAKPHEWLLTNFSLLDVEQGRLLSGKQLTIDEGRISAIEDSSAKLTAERTVDLQGGILMPSLWDMHVHFEGRELVEDNALLLPLYLSYGITAVREAASDLAPEVLLWRKQIESGNRLGPKIFSAGQKFEGPDSVWNGDLEVADGAEMRQGMDKLESMAVDFIKITENTMPAALYLETLKEARARGHLVSSHIPYGVSIFEAAKSGLSSIEHASYVLRLGNAQEPQIAAAVAAGRMSTKQASQAYRDGFDPEQAQLGYRMLAAKGVAVTPTLIGGHQLAWLDTQDHSQDPFMAFLTRAFTEKYRWRIERMGAQTPQQWQTRKQHYQALAAELPKLLQAGVTLLAGSDSAALNTYVYPAEGLHTELQLWQQAGVNNADILRSATINGARFMGQSKDYGSIEVGKKAELLWLQDNPLQDIGATQSIRGLFYRGTLFDSKALDAMRTEAAESVRLLDNARRQL; encoded by the coding sequence ATGTCATTGAAAAAACTGTCGCTGTTATGTCTCTTGGCCACATCATTTACCCCGCCGCTGCAGGCCAAACCCCATGAGTGGCTGCTGACCAATTTCAGTTTGCTGGATGTGGAGCAGGGGCGTTTGCTATCAGGTAAACAACTGACGATCGATGAGGGGCGGATCAGCGCCATTGAAGACAGCTCTGCCAAGTTAACGGCTGAGCGCACTGTGGATCTTCAGGGCGGCATTTTGATGCCATCTTTGTGGGACATGCATGTGCACTTCGAAGGCCGGGAACTGGTGGAGGACAATGCCCTGTTACTGCCGCTTTACTTAAGTTACGGCATTACCGCGGTGCGTGAAGCGGCCAGCGATCTGGCGCCGGAAGTGCTGTTATGGCGTAAACAGATTGAGTCCGGTAACCGTTTGGGGCCGAAAATTTTCAGCGCCGGGCAGAAGTTTGAAGGTCCGGACTCTGTCTGGAATGGCGATCTGGAAGTGGCCGATGGCGCCGAAATGCGTCAAGGCATGGACAAGCTTGAGAGTATGGCGGTCGACTTTATCAAGATCACTGAAAATACCATGCCGGCGGCTCTCTATCTGGAAACACTCAAAGAGGCCCGTGCCCGTGGACATCTGGTATCCAGCCATATTCCCTATGGGGTCAGCATTTTCGAAGCCGCCAAGAGCGGGCTGTCCAGCATAGAACATGCTTCATATGTACTTAGGCTGGGAAATGCCCAAGAGCCTCAAATTGCTGCTGCGGTTGCGGCCGGACGTATGAGCACTAAGCAGGCGAGTCAGGCGTATCGTGATGGGTTCGACCCGGAGCAGGCGCAGCTGGGTTACCGCATGTTGGCAGCCAAAGGCGTTGCCGTGACACCAACCTTGATTGGCGGCCACCAGTTGGCCTGGCTCGATACTCAAGATCACAGCCAAGATCCTTTCATGGCGTTTCTGACCCGAGCTTTTACCGAAAAATATCGTTGGCGAATTGAGCGTATGGGAGCGCAAACACCTCAGCAGTGGCAGACACGTAAGCAGCATTATCAAGCGCTGGCTGCCGAGTTGCCAAAACTGTTGCAGGCCGGGGTTACCCTGCTGGCGGGCAGCGATTCTGCTGCGCTCAACACTTATGTTTACCCCGCCGAAGGGCTGCACACTGAGCTGCAACTCTGGCAACAGGCCGGGGTGAACAATGCCGATATTCTGCGCTCGGCTACCATTAATGGCGCCCGCTTCATGGGCCAGAGCAAGGACTATGGCAGCATTGAAGTCGGCAAAAAGGCAGAACTGCTATGGCTGCAGGACAATCCGCTGCAGGACATAGGTGCCACTCAATCGATAAGAGGGCTCTTCTATCGCGGTACCTTGTTTGATAGCAAAGCGCTGGACGCTATGCGTACCGAGGCGGCCGAGTCAGTGCGGCTATTGGATAACGCCAGGCGCCAGCTCTGA
- the glnE gene encoding bifunctional [glutamate--ammonia ligase]-adenylyl-L-tyrosine phosphorylase/[glutamate--ammonia-ligase] adenylyltransferase: MELGCDSQKPFSELLCKQAGKHWHLLVERWPEVVTELSLIEQQELQRVMGLSDYVATQLCRHPEWIAPFFSGQLTRLDRQDFADEIQSLLDPVTQEETAKSVLRNYRNRQMVRLAWRDFMGYSPLQESLLDLSVLAEALIIGARDWLYREMCQSLGTPCDCDGKPQPLMILGMGKLGGRELNFSSDIDLIFTFPEHGETQGGRRSLDNQQFFIRMGQRLVNLLGQVTVDGFVFRVDMRLRPYGESGPLVVSYSALEDYYQEQGRDWERYAMVKARALGPWTQYSDELHDLLRPFVYRRYIDFSAIDSLRRMKRLIAQEVRRRQLKDNIKLGAGGIREVEFVVQSFQLIRGGREPALRSQSLFDAIDTLFSLGQLEYLAVDELKQSYLLLRRVENLLQAIGDKQTQTLPDNGLDWHRLCYALGMANEAELRSEVEAAMFKIHRHFRDTVGGDEDNEEQSDSWACQLWVCDSEEDIQSLLAERGIEDNELWSSLAHWRETVSRRAIGPRGRDTLDKLMPKMLEELTLQPNPGKAFKPVTGVLEQILTRTTYLELLCENPGARQQLVSLCCASPWIAQQLAKFPMLLDELIDPAQLYDTTSLDDYGSELRQYLLRVPEEDMEQQMEALRQFKLSQQLKIAAADVTGVLPIMQVSDHLTFLAEAIIEQVVQQAWQQMTERHGVPPGLADGEIGFAVVGYGKLGGIELGYGSDLDLVFLHNAKGGSTDGDKPLDVGHFYLKLAQRILHLFSTRTMSGELYEVDMRLRPSGASGLLVSEIGHFGEYQQQEAWTWEHQALVRARFVFGDNALAQEFQAVRDSVLRQARDRKQLASEVREMRLKMRDHLLKAPQGMFDLKQSVGGIADIEFIAQYLVLAHAHKHPELCIWSDNVRIFEVLAELELLPLMSAQHLTQAYCMLRDENHRLTLAGLPGLVAQEKVAEQAERVSNIYELILGQ, from the coding sequence ATGGAATTGGGGTGTGACAGTCAAAAGCCGTTTTCCGAGTTGCTGTGCAAACAGGCCGGTAAGCATTGGCATCTGCTGGTGGAGCGCTGGCCTGAGGTGGTTACCGAGCTCAGCCTCATAGAGCAGCAGGAGCTGCAACGGGTTATGGGCTTGAGTGATTATGTTGCCACTCAGCTGTGCCGCCACCCTGAATGGATTGCCCCCTTCTTTAGCGGCCAGCTCACTCGCCTGGATAGACAAGACTTTGCCGACGAAATCCAATCCCTGCTCGACCCTGTCACCCAGGAAGAAACCGCCAAGTCAGTGCTGCGAAACTATCGCAACCGGCAAATGGTGCGCCTCGCCTGGCGCGACTTCATGGGTTATAGCCCGCTGCAGGAGTCACTGCTCGATCTCTCTGTATTGGCAGAGGCACTGATAATTGGCGCCAGAGACTGGCTCTATCGCGAAATGTGCCAGAGTCTGGGAACCCCTTGTGACTGCGACGGCAAGCCACAACCTTTGATGATCCTGGGGATGGGTAAGCTGGGCGGCCGTGAGCTGAACTTCTCATCTGATATCGACTTGATCTTTACCTTTCCGGAACACGGTGAGACCCAGGGCGGTCGGCGCAGCCTGGATAACCAGCAGTTCTTTATCCGCATGGGGCAACGCCTGGTCAATCTGCTGGGGCAGGTCACAGTTGACGGCTTTGTGTTTCGGGTCGACATGCGTTTGCGCCCCTATGGCGAGAGTGGCCCGCTGGTGGTCAGCTATAGCGCCCTTGAGGATTATTATCAGGAACAGGGGCGTGATTGGGAGCGTTACGCCATGGTCAAAGCCCGCGCGCTTGGTCCCTGGACTCAATACTCGGATGAGCTTCACGACCTGCTACGTCCCTTTGTTTACCGGCGTTATATCGACTTTTCCGCCATAGATTCCTTAAGGCGGATGAAGCGCCTGATTGCCCAGGAAGTGCGGCGGCGCCAGCTCAAGGACAACATCAAACTCGGTGCCGGCGGTATCCGCGAAGTGGAGTTCGTGGTGCAGAGTTTTCAACTTATCCGCGGCGGCCGGGAGCCGGCGCTGCGCAGTCAAAGCTTGTTCGATGCCATAGATACCCTCTTTAGTTTGGGGCAACTTGAGTACCTGGCGGTAGATGAACTCAAGCAGAGTTATCTGCTGCTGCGCCGGGTAGAAAACCTGTTGCAGGCCATAGGGGATAAACAGACCCAGACCCTGCCGGATAACGGCCTGGATTGGCATCGTCTCTGCTACGCATTGGGGATGGCCAATGAGGCAGAGCTGCGCAGTGAGGTTGAGGCCGCCATGTTCAAGATTCATCGCCATTTTCGCGATACCGTCGGCGGTGATGAAGACAATGAGGAGCAAAGTGATAGCTGGGCCTGCCAGCTCTGGGTCTGTGACAGCGAGGAAGACATACAATCGCTGCTGGCCGAGCGAGGCATAGAAGACAATGAACTCTGGAGCAGTCTGGCTCATTGGCGCGAGACGGTATCACGCCGGGCCATAGGGCCAAGAGGGCGGGATACCCTGGATAAGCTGATGCCGAAAATGCTTGAGGAGCTGACGCTGCAGCCCAATCCCGGCAAGGCATTCAAGCCGGTAACCGGCGTACTGGAGCAGATCCTGACCCGTACCACTTATCTTGAACTTCTGTGTGAAAACCCTGGCGCCCGCCAACAATTGGTGAGCCTGTGTTGTGCCAGTCCCTGGATTGCCCAGCAGCTGGCGAAATTCCCCATGTTGCTGGATGAACTGATCGATCCGGCGCAGCTTTATGACACCACTTCTCTGGATGACTACGGCAGTGAACTGCGCCAATACCTGCTGCGGGTTCCGGAAGAGGATATGGAGCAGCAGATGGAGGCGCTCAGGCAGTTCAAACTGTCGCAACAGTTGAAAATTGCCGCCGCGGATGTCACCGGGGTCTTACCTATCATGCAGGTCAGCGATCACCTGACCTTTCTTGCCGAGGCCATTATAGAGCAAGTGGTGCAACAGGCCTGGCAGCAAATGACAGAGCGCCACGGCGTGCCGCCTGGCCTGGCTGACGGGGAGATAGGTTTTGCCGTCGTCGGCTATGGCAAGCTGGGGGGCATTGAGCTGGGCTACGGCTCGGATCTCGACCTGGTGTTTCTGCACAATGCCAAGGGCGGCTCGACTGACGGTGACAAGCCGTTGGATGTAGGGCACTTCTATCTCAAACTGGCGCAGCGGATATTACACCTGTTTTCCACCCGCACCATGTCGGGCGAGCTTTACGAGGTAGACATGCGCCTACGACCATCGGGCGCCTCCGGGCTCTTGGTCAGTGAAATTGGGCATTTCGGCGAGTATCAGCAGCAGGAGGCCTGGACTTGGGAACATCAGGCTTTGGTTCGTGCCCGCTTTGTCTTCGGTGATAACGCCTTGGCGCAGGAATTTCAGGCGGTGCGTGACAGCGTGCTGCGCCAAGCAAGAGACAGGAAACAGCTGGCCAGCGAAGTGCGTGAGATGCGCCTTAAGATGCGCGACCATCTGCTCAAAGCGCCGCAGGGAATGTTCGATCTTAAACAAAGCGTTGGCGGTATCGCCGATATTGAGTTTATCGCTCAGTATTTGGTGCTGGCCCATGCCCATAAGCACCCCGAGCTGTGTATCTGGTCTGATAATGTGCGGATTTTTGAGGTGTTGGCCGAGCTTGAACTGCTGCCCTTGATGTCGGCGCAGCATCTGACCCAGGCCTATTGCATGCTGAGGGATGAAAACCACAGGTTGACTCTGGCCGGTTTGCCTGGGCTGGTGGCACAGGAAAAAGTGGCGGAGCAGGCCGAACGGGTTAGTAACATCTATGAGCTTATCCTGGGGCAATAG
- a CDS encoding FKBP-type peptidyl-prolyl cis-trans isomerase — translation MTAELAIIDIEEGQGKAAVKGALITAHYRGWLSDGTQFDSSWDKGSPFQCVIGTGRVIKGWDLGLMGMKVGGKRRLKVPAHLAYGECQVGTLIKPNSDLEFEIELLEVLTRDD, via the coding sequence ATGACGGCAGAATTGGCAATCATAGATATTGAGGAAGGTCAGGGCAAAGCTGCGGTGAAAGGAGCGCTTATCACGGCTCACTACCGAGGTTGGTTGAGTGACGGTACTCAATTTGATTCTTCCTGGGATAAGGGGAGTCCCTTTCAGTGTGTCATTGGCACAGGGCGGGTGATCAAGGGCTGGGATCTGGGTTTGATGGGGATGAAGGTCGGTGGCAAACGCCGACTCAAGGTTCCGGCACATCTGGCTTATGGCGAATGCCAGGTTGGGACGCTGATCAAGCCGAATTCGGATCTTGAATTTGAAATTGAACTGCTGGAAGTCCTGACCCGCGACGATTGA